In Naumovozyma castellii chromosome 1, complete genome, one DNA window encodes the following:
- the CAF40 gene encoding CCR4-NOT core subunit CAF40 (ancestral locus Anc_3.72) has translation MYNNVGTGPNGPVSFPMGAGNPLNTVNQQQQLMNSTPTGLTHPQTQAQNQNQNQNQNQNANGVSTNQPNSTHALEDPNVYHWICQLTYGPQKEQALLELGRKREQFDDLAIVLWSSFGVMTSLLNEIISVYPMLQPQMLSNQLSNRVCDALVLLQCVASHSETKHLFLQAHIPLFLFPFLNTTSRQRTFEYLRLTSLGVIGALVKNDSQDVINFLLRTDIVPLCLRIMESSSELSKTVAIFILQKILLDDMGLQYICATKDRFYAITSVLKNMVDHLTIHTPPGRLLKHIIRCYLRLSDDLEARKLLNVVLPESLRDNTFAEALSDDLGSKRCLAQLLLTLKDENPQ, from the coding sequence ATGTACAATAATGTTGGCACTGGACCTAATGGACCTGTTTCGTTTCCAATGGGTGCAGGAAATCCGTTAAATACTGTCAaccaacagcaacaacTTATGAATAGTACTCCCACAGGTCTTACCCATCCTCAAACTCAAGCCCAAAATCAGAATCAGAACCAAAATCAGAACCAAAATGCTAACGGAGTTTCAACTAATCAACCAAATTCTACTCATGCTTTGGAAGATCCTAATGTTTATCATTGGATTTGTCAACTAACTTATGGCCCCCAAAAGGAGCAAGCGCTCCTAGAATTAGGACGCAAACGTGAACAATTTGACGACTTGGCTATAGTTCTATGGTCATCGTTTGGTGTCATGACATCTCTATTAAACGAAATTATATCCGTCTATCCTATGCTACAACCCCAAATGTTGTCTAATCAACTGTCCAACAGGGTCTGTGATGCCCTGGTTCTATTGCAATGTGTGGCATCACATTCTGAAACAAAACATTTATTCTTACAAGCACATATACCTCTCTTTCTATTCCCATTTTTGAATACAACTTCAAGACAAAGGACGTTTGAATATCTAAGATTAACTTCATTGGGTGTCATTGGTGCCTTGGTGAAAAATGACTCACAAGATGTAATAAATTTCCTTCTAAGAACTGATATTGTACCATTATGTTTGAGAATTATGGAATCATCTTCAGAATTATCAAAAACCGTGGCAATCTTTATCTTACAAAAGATATTACTAGATGATATGGGACTACAATATATATGTGCTACTAAGGATAGATTTTACGCAATAACGAGTgtcttgaaaaatatggTGGATCATTTAACCATTCATACCCCTCCAGGAAGGTTATTAAAACATATCATTAGATGCTATTTGAGATTAAGTGACGATTTGGAAGCACgtaaattattaaatgtgGTTTTACCAGAAAGTCTAAGAGATAACACGTTTGCTGAAGCTTTAAGTGATGATTTGGGATCAAAAAGATGTTTGGCACAATTATTACTGACTTTAAAAGACGAGAACCCTCAATAG